Proteins encoded within one genomic window of Triticum aestivum cultivar Chinese Spring chromosome 2D, IWGSC CS RefSeq v2.1, whole genome shotgun sequence:
- the LOC123048812 gene encoding uncharacterized protein, whose product MATAHYYPPPPPPIAHPLPRPHAADNAVPDDGGSDSESVAESSCPHQHPRRPTARDEEEEEDGCSGSCVEADEYWGYYYQQQQHPQEADDEEEVSTASVWWKKKRAAAAAGRAGGVFPSSSSAAARREGEEKKAEDPKRAAARQEEDRKFWADCLATGYP is encoded by the coding sequence ATGGCCACGGCGCACTactacccgccgccgccgccgccgatcgccCACCCGCTTCCAAGGCCGCACGCCGCCGACAACGCCGTCCCCGACGACGGCGGCAGCGACAGCGAGAGCGTGGCGGAGTCGTCGTGCCCGCACCAGCACCCGCGCCGGCCGACGGccagggacgaggaggaggaggaggacgggtgCAGCGGCAGCTGCGTGGAGGCGGACGAGTACTGGGGCTACTActaccagcagcagcagcatccgCAGGAagccgacgacgaggaggaggtcaGCACGGCGAGCGTCTGGTGGAAGAAGaaacgggcagcggcggcggctggtaGGGCCGGCGGCGTGTTCCCTTCGTCTTCGTCGGCTGCGGCCCGTCGTGAGGGGGAGGAGAAGAAGGCGGAGGACCcgaagcgggcggcggcgcggcaggagGAGGACCGCAAGTTCTGGGCGGACTGCCTCGCCACCGGGTACCCATGA